The Spiroplasma clarkii genome has a window encoding:
- a CDS encoding CTP synthase, translating into MAKFIFITGGVVSGLGKGITGSSLGVLLKQSGLKVFMQKFDPYLNIDPGTMNPIEHGEVFVTEDGGETDLDLGHYERFIDENLFKVSSTSAGKAYAEVLDNERHGRYKGKTVQVIPHITNSIKEKVYTAEEISGADIVISEIGGTVGDIESQPFIEAIRQVRMDRGYENVMFIHVALLPYLSVSREYKTKPIQHSVKEMLSLGIQPDVIVTRTVGDIDSKLTEKISLFCNIPTENVIVCPDADTIYRVPLIIEKSNLHKIVAKQLKLNLKNTDMSGWKKFVEDIEKSVEEIKIHIVGKYVELSDAYLSVMESLKIAGYTWHKKVKFVWVNARNLNEKNLLDNLGDAKGILVPGGFGEAGIAGKMLAAKYARENNIPYLGICLGMQIACIEFARNVLNLPEANTTEVDPSTPDPIFDIIIGKNREKIGGTLRLGKYTTKLKKGSLVSELYGGETAVERHRHRYEFNNDYIEKFEQAGMVFSGIYEEKKLIEIVELPNHKFFVGSQYHPEFTSRPNKPNPLFKGFVDAVIKNQ; encoded by the coding sequence ATGGCAAAATTTATTTTTATTACAGGTGGAGTAGTTTCTGGGTTAGGAAAAGGAATAACCGGAAGTTCACTTGGAGTTTTATTAAAACAATCAGGATTAAAAGTTTTTATGCAAAAATTTGATCCATATTTAAACATTGACCCAGGAACAATGAATCCCATTGAACATGGAGAAGTTTTTGTAACTGAAGATGGTGGTGAAACAGATTTAGACTTAGGACACTATGAAAGATTCATTGATGAAAACTTATTCAAAGTTTCATCAACAAGTGCCGGAAAAGCCTATGCTGAAGTTTTAGACAATGAGCGTCATGGACGATATAAAGGAAAAACAGTTCAGGTTATCCCCCACATTACCAATTCAATTAAAGAAAAAGTTTATACAGCTGAAGAAATTAGTGGTGCTGACATTGTAATTAGTGAAATTGGAGGAACTGTTGGAGACATAGAATCTCAACCTTTTATTGAAGCAATTCGACAAGTAAGAATGGATAGAGGTTATGAGAACGTTATGTTTATTCATGTGGCACTTTTGCCTTACTTGAGTGTTTCAAGAGAATATAAAACTAAACCAATCCAACATTCAGTTAAAGAAATGCTAAGTTTAGGAATTCAACCTGACGTGATAGTAACTCGTACTGTTGGAGATATTGATAGTAAATTAACTGAAAAAATTTCACTATTTTGTAATATTCCAACTGAAAATGTTATTGTGTGTCCAGATGCAGATACAATTTACAGAGTCCCTTTAATTATTGAAAAATCAAATTTACATAAAATTGTTGCCAAACAATTAAAATTAAATTTAAAAAATACTGATATGTCTGGATGAAAAAAATTTGTCGAAGATATTGAAAAATCAGTTGAGGAAATTAAAATCCACATTGTGGGAAAATATGTTGAACTTAGTGATGCCTACTTGTCAGTAATGGAATCACTAAAAATTGCTGGTTATACATGACACAAGAAGGTAAAATTTGTTTGAGTTAACGCAAGAAACTTGAACGAAAAAAATTTGCTAGATAATTTAGGTGATGCTAAGGGAATTTTAGTTCCTGGCGGATTTGGAGAAGCTGGAATTGCTGGAAAAATGTTAGCTGCAAAATATGCTCGTGAAAACAATATCCCTTACTTGGGAATTTGTTTAGGAATGCAAATTGCTTGTATTGAGTTTGCTCGTAATGTTTTAAATCTACCTGAAGCAAACACAACAGAAGTAGATCCATCAACTCCTGATCCAATTTTTGATATTATTATTGGTAAAAACCGAGAAAAAATTGGTGGAACCTTACGTTTAGGTAAGTATACTACTAAATTGAAAAAAGGAAGTTTAGTTAGTGAATTGTATGGAGGTGAAACAGCAGTTGAGCGTCACCGTCACCGTTATGAATTTAATAATGATTATATTGAAAAATTTGAGCAAGCCGGAATGGTTTTTTCAGGAATTTATGAAGAAAAAAAATTAATTGAAATTGTTGAGTTACCAAATCATAAGTTTTTTGTTGGTTCACAATATCATCCAGAATTTACTTCCCGTCCCAATAAACCAAACCCATTATTTAAAGGGTTTGTTGATGCAGTAATTAAAAATCAATAA
- the rpoE gene encoding DNA-directed RNA polymerase subunit delta yields MAQISTIEMAYNFLRTTHGDASFEDIWNAISKDIHGSNHRKNEIIAELYSDLVLDNRFALTAEGKWGLRDYLKFDDIKKQYDYIDKFDTTEEFSDLDNTQALDPDSFDEDEDEDDDDDYDSLDDFEVDIDEDFDD; encoded by the coding sequence ATGGCACAAATCAGTACAATTGAAATGGCATACAATTTTTTAAGAACAACTCATGGTGATGCCAGTTTTGAAGACATTTGAAATGCTATTTCAAAAGACATACATGGAAGTAACCATAGAAAAAATGAAATCATTGCAGAACTTTACAGTGACTTAGTCTTAGACAACCGTTTTGCACTTACTGCAGAAGGTAAGTGAGGCTTAAGAGATTACTTAAAATTTGATGACATTAAAAAGCAGTATGATTACATTGACAAATTTGACACAACAGAAGAATTTAGTGACCTTGATAATACTCAGGCACTAGACCCCGATTCATTTGATGAAGATGAAGACGAGGATGACGACGATGACTATGATTCATTAGATGACTTTGAAGTTGACATTGATGAAGACTTTGATGACTAG
- a CDS encoding HD domain-containing protein, producing MIDKYIRDNVHGDIHIKHEVVKEIIDSPEFQRLRRITQLGGGQFVFPGANHTRFSHCIGVYHIVGKILANEKVAAHFTDEEKLIVQLSGLLHDIGHGPFSHSFEALSKRNHEEYTVDFILHETNINRILKKHQISPEEVASVIQGKHPNKILNLLISSQIDADRLDYLLRDSRSTGVDYANLDLDWIIRNAEVVDNKLVFKIKTLNAIEHYLLGRYHMFTQIYNHKTSVAFDQTYKAWFQRLKDLYQEKNYQFQNKRMLEVLQDFLNDKPCNLERYLVLDDYTMIDFIKTCTTETDAILQDLATRIINRRFLGVSKYISQKEWESLRNSQNSLKQKYYFDTITKSKFSIYNEAITKKDEKIYILNQGVIKSIGEISDILKIAPKEADTYVFIK from the coding sequence ATGATTGATAAATATATTAGAGATAATGTTCATGGTGACATTCACATAAAACATGAAGTAGTTAAAGAAATAATTGATAGCCCTGAATTTCAGAGGCTTCGCCGCATTACCCAACTTGGAGGTGGACAATTTGTCTTTCCGGGTGCCAATCACACACGTTTCTCACACTGTATTGGTGTTTACCATATTGTAGGTAAAATACTTGCAAATGAAAAAGTTGCAGCACACTTTACTGATGAAGAGAAATTAATAGTGCAACTAAGTGGCTTATTACATGATATTGGGCATGGTCCCTTTTCACATTCTTTTGAAGCACTTTCAAAGCGAAATCATGAAGAATACACTGTTGATTTCATTTTACATGAAACCAACATTAATCGAATTCTAAAAAAACACCAAATTTCACCCGAAGAGGTTGCAAGTGTAATTCAAGGAAAGCATCCAAATAAAATTTTAAACCTGTTAATCTCAAGCCAAATTGATGCAGATAGATTAGATTACTTACTTCGTGATTCACGCAGTACTGGTGTTGATTATGCTAACTTGGACTTAGATTGAATTATTAGAAATGCTGAGGTTGTTGATAATAAATTGGTTTTTAAAATAAAAACTTTAAATGCAATAGAACATTACTTATTAGGGCGCTACCACATGTTCACCCAAATTTACAATCACAAAACCTCTGTGGCATTTGATCAAACTTACAAAGCTTGATTTCAACGATTAAAAGATCTATATCAAGAAAAGAATTACCAGTTTCAAAATAAGAGGATGCTTGAAGTTTTACAAGATTTTTTAAATGATAAACCTTGTAATTTAGAACGCTATTTAGTCCTAGATGACTACACAATGATTGATTTTATTAAAACTTGCACCACTGAAACAGATGCAATCTTACAAGACCTAGCAACTCGAATTATAAACAGACGTTTTTTAGGAGTAAGTAAATACATAAGTCAAAAAGAATGAGAAAGTTTAAGAAATTCACAAAATTCCCTTAAACAAAAATATTATTTTGATACAATTACAAAGAGTAAATTCAGCATTTACAATGAAGCAATTACAAAAAAAGATGAAAAAATATACATTCTGAATCAAGGAGTAATTAAAAGTATTGGTGAAATATCAGATATTTTAAAAATTGCCCCAAAAGAAGCAGACACTTATGTTTTTATAAAATAA
- the gltX gene encoding glutamate--tRNA ligase, whose product MDKIRLRYAPSPTGFLHIGNTRTALMNYLFAKHYQGDFIVRIEDTDIERNVEGAIESQFDNLNWLGLTPDESFLTPKKEYGEYIQSKKLDRYCKLADELIVKGFAYKCFCTSEELDAEKERQAAQGIVATRYNRKCLGIKDFTPYEGKEYSIRFKVPDDKIYKIDDLVRGMVEFNSKEIGDFVIIKTNKIATYNFAVVVDDFDMEITHVVRGEEHISNTPRQCMIYQAFGWNEPRFCHLTLIVDDTKKKLSKRSGNAVFFISQYREKGFLPQAVFNYIGLLGWSPKVEKEIFSQQEFVEMFDEKRFSKSPSTFDMVKMKWINSQWMKKMDDVEYLKLTKQFVDQTRFKISKVEDNWLDAVLLLFKKEIEFGAQINEHLDLFFNEIEYDEATKAIYAEFTDVKPMVEALKTSLEKLQDFNEDNIKAIIKELEVNFNKKGKNLFMPIRIASTLSSHGPELAKTIALIGKEKVIKNITKVI is encoded by the coding sequence ATGGATAAGATTAGATTAAGATATGCACCTTCACCAACAGGTTTTTTGCACATCGGAAACACAAGAACAGCACTAATGAACTACTTATTTGCAAAACATTATCAAGGAGATTTCATTGTTAGAATTGAAGATACAGACATTGAAAGAAATGTAGAAGGAGCCATTGAATCTCAATTTGACAATTTAAATTGATTGGGGTTAACTCCAGATGAATCATTTCTAACACCAAAAAAAGAATATGGCGAATACATTCAATCAAAAAAACTTGATCGTTATTGTAAACTTGCAGACGAATTAATTGTCAAAGGTTTTGCTTACAAATGTTTTTGCACTAGTGAAGAGTTAGATGCAGAAAAAGAAAGACAAGCAGCACAAGGGATTGTAGCAACTCGTTATAACCGTAAATGCCTTGGTATAAAAGATTTTACCCCTTATGAGGGCAAAGAATATAGCATTAGGTTTAAAGTTCCTGATGATAAAATTTACAAAATTGATGATTTGGTCAGAGGTATGGTTGAGTTCAACTCAAAAGAAATTGGGGACTTTGTTATTATTAAAACCAACAAAATCGCCACTTATAATTTTGCAGTGGTAGTTGATGACTTTGATATGGAAATTACTCATGTTGTTAGAGGAGAAGAACATATCTCAAACACTCCAAGACAGTGTATGATTTATCAAGCATTTGGTTGAAATGAACCCAGATTTTGTCACTTAACTCTAATTGTTGATGACACCAAAAAGAAACTATCTAAACGAAGTGGAAATGCAGTTTTCTTCATTTCACAATATCGTGAAAAAGGATTTTTACCACAAGCTGTGTTTAACTACATTGGTTTACTGGGTTGAAGTCCAAAAGTTGAAAAAGAGATCTTTTCTCAACAAGAGTTTGTTGAAATGTTTGATGAAAAACGCTTCTCAAAATCACCAAGTACTTTTGATATGGTGAAAATGAAATGAATTAATAGTCAATGAATGAAAAAAATGGATGATGTTGAATATTTAAAATTAACAAAACAATTTGTTGATCAAACTAGATTTAAAATAAGCAAAGTTGAAGACAACTGACTTGATGCAGTCTTGTTATTATTTAAAAAAGAGATTGAATTTGGTGCTCAAATTAATGAGCATTTAGATTTGTTCTTCAATGAAATTGAGTATGATGAAGCCACCAAAGCAATTTATGCAGAATTTACTGATGTAAAACCAATGGTTGAAGCTTTAAAAACTAGTTTAGAAAAACTTCAAGACTTTAATGAGGATAACATTAAAGCCATTATTAAAGAGTTAGAAGTCAATTTTAATAAAAAAGGTAAAAATTTATTTATGCCAATCAGAATTGCCTCAACCCTTTCAAGTCATGGACCAGAATTGGCAAAAACAATTGCCTTAATCGGTAAGGAAAAGGTTATTAAAAATATAACAAAGGTGATTTAA
- the ispF gene encoding 2-C-methyl-D-erythritol 2,4-cyclodiphosphate synthase → MFRVGLSKDAHIFVPGQEIILGGVHIPHHSQVEAYSDGDVLLHSVCEALYGAMGMEDLGTYFSPKNMASNFDSQIIVEDVLKHLQQNQYQISNIDIQIVVDEPNLKTYKPTIKQAVATKFALELNQVSVKATNTDNTESHKIEVYSVVLIYKGE, encoded by the coding sequence ATGTTTAGGGTAGGCCTTTCTAAAGATGCACATATATTTGTGCCAGGGCAAGAAATAATTTTAGGTGGAGTGCACATTCCCCATCATAGTCAAGTTGAGGCTTATAGTGATGGAGATGTCTTACTCCACTCAGTTTGTGAAGCACTTTATGGGGCTATGGGAATGGAAGATCTCGGGACTTATTTTTCACCTAAAAATATGGCAAGCAACTTTGATTCACAAATTATTGTGGAGGATGTCCTTAAACATTTACAACAAAATCAATACCAAATTTCTAACATTGATATTCAGATTGTGGTTGATGAGCCAAATTTGAAAACCTATAAACCAACAATCAAGCAAGCAGTTGCCACCAAATTTGCTTTAGAATTGAACCAGGTTTCAGTCAAAGCCACCAATACAGATAACACAGAATCACACAAAATTGAGGTTTATAGTGTTGTCTTGATTTACAAAGGAGAATAA
- the ychF gene encoding redox-regulated ATPase YchF — protein MALKVGIVGLPNVGKSTLFNAITNSKVEAANYPFATIEPNVGVVEVPDERLDKLAKIFGSKKTIYTTIEFVDIAGLIAGASKGEGLGNAFLANIRETDAICQVVRCFDSKDITHVEGSVDPVRDAEIIELELILADEASVKKRIAKVEPKYKAGKDKVIIAEYELLKKCAQQLEDGKMLNKLDFGDEERILLKSFQLLTSKKMIYVANVAEYEVTNDNDYVKDLKKYAEQNNCEIVKISARIEEELSELEPDEKATFLADLGITQPGLEVLIQAAYKTLGLKTYFTAGPQEARGWQFKTGSTAPQCAGIIHTDFEKGFIKADVYDCQDLFLLGDEQKLKAAGKVRLEGKGYIVQDGDVCLFKFNN, from the coding sequence ATGGCATTAAAAGTAGGAATTGTTGGTTTGCCCAATGTTGGTAAATCAACCTTGTTTAACGCAATCACCAACTCAAAGGTAGAAGCCGCAAATTATCCATTTGCAACAATTGAACCAAATGTTGGAGTTGTTGAGGTACCTGATGAAAGACTAGACAAGTTAGCAAAAATCTTTGGGAGTAAAAAAACCATTTATACTACCATTGAATTTGTTGACATTGCTGGGTTAATTGCTGGAGCAAGTAAAGGTGAAGGTTTGGGTAATGCTTTTTTAGCAAACATTAGAGAAACTGATGCAATTTGTCAAGTTGTTAGATGTTTTGACTCAAAAGACATTACCCATGTTGAAGGCAGTGTTGACCCAGTTAGAGATGCAGAAATTATTGAATTAGAGTTAATTTTAGCAGATGAAGCTAGTGTCAAAAAAAGAATTGCAAAGGTTGAACCTAAGTACAAGGCAGGTAAAGATAAGGTAATTATTGCAGAGTATGAACTCTTAAAAAAATGTGCTCAACAATTAGAAGATGGTAAAATGTTAAACAAACTTGACTTTGGTGATGAAGAAAGAATTTTATTAAAATCTTTTCAACTATTAACTTCAAAAAAAATGATTTATGTTGCCAATGTTGCTGAATATGAAGTTACAAATGACAATGATTATGTTAAGGATTTAAAAAAATATGCCGAACAAAACAATTGTGAAATTGTAAAAATCAGTGCTAGAATCGAAGAAGAATTAAGTGAACTAGAACCTGATGAAAAAGCAACTTTTTTAGCAGATCTTGGAATTACTCAACCAGGGTTAGAAGTATTGATTCAAGCAGCCTACAAAACTTTAGGTCTAAAAACTTATTTTACAGCAGGACCTCAAGAGGCCAGGGGGTGACAGTTTAAAACTGGATCAACTGCACCTCAATGTGCTGGAATCATTCATACTGATTTTGAAAAAGGCTTTATAAAGGCTGATGTTTATGATTGTCAAGATTTATTTTTACTTGGTGATGAACAAAAACTAAAAGCTGCCGGGAAGGTTAGATTAGAAGGTAAAGGCTACATAGTCCAAGACGGAGATGTTTGTCTATTTAAATTCAACAACTAA
- a CDS encoding ParB/RepB/Spo0J family partition protein, whose amino-acid sequence MATKKKYQFKGLDELFGDSVSNIVEGIQTNNNEVKELTVMMQIDKLTSNPFQPRKIFDDEQISELAESIKLHGVIQPIIINNQNQIVAGERRCKAAKLAGLTEVPVVVLDLSSQQMEEFAIIENIQRVDLLDIEEAVAYKKLAKNLNLKQEEIASRVGKSRSHVANIMRLLNLPQNVQDGLMSKKLTMGQAKPLLSILNNPELLNQIYNRIIIEDLTAREVESLIKFTNLDRPQKDAKITKNSSVVATENRIMRKLGTKVTIENQKLSIRYSDNSDLNRILELLGLTEEEL is encoded by the coding sequence ATGGCTACTAAGAAAAAATATCAATTTAAAGGTTTAGATGAACTATTTGGAGATTCAGTTAGTAACATTGTTGAAGGTATTCAAACCAACAATAATGAAGTTAAAGAATTAACTGTTATGATGCAAATAGACAAGTTAACTTCAAATCCCTTTCAACCAAGGAAAATATTTGATGATGAGCAAATCTCAGAACTAGCAGAGTCAATTAAACTTCATGGAGTTATTCAACCAATTATTATCAATAACCAAAATCAAATTGTTGCTGGAGAAAGAAGATGTAAAGCTGCAAAACTTGCTGGTTTAACTGAAGTTCCAGTAGTGGTTTTAGATCTTTCAAGTCAACAAATGGAAGAGTTTGCCATTATTGAAAATATTCAACGTGTTGATTTGCTTGACATTGAGGAAGCGGTTGCCTATAAAAAGCTTGCTAAAAACTTAAATCTTAAACAAGAAGAAATTGCCTCAAGAGTTGGTAAATCAAGATCTCATGTGGCAAACATTATGAGGCTTTTAAACTTGCCCCAAAATGTTCAAGATGGTTTAATGAGTAAAAAGTTAACAATGGGTCAAGCAAAACCACTGTTATCTATCTTAAATAATCCTGAATTGTTAAATCAAATTTATAATAGAATTATCATAGAAGATTTAACAGCAAGAGAAGTTGAGAGCTTAATTAAATTTACAAATCTAGATAGACCGCAAAAAGATGCAAAAATTACAAAAAACTCAAGCGTGGTGGCTACTGAAAATCGTATTATGAGAAAATTGGGAACAAAAGTCACAATTGAAAATCAAAAATTATCAATTCGTTACTCAGATAATAGTGACTTAAATCGTATTTTAGAATTACTTGGTTTAACCGAGGAAGAATTATAG
- a CDS encoding ParA family protein, with protein sequence MAKVISVSNQKGGVGKTTTAINLACGLGFSGRKVLLIDLDPQFNATSGIGYEIDENTKSLYEVFIGGNTLKEIIVKEVKKNVDLAPSSLDVAAVDLILLEQKNSQQNVLKDQIDSVRGDYDFIIIDCPPSLGLVNRNGLAASDSILIPIQAEHYAMHGVSQLLRTIRKVKETLNGNLTIEGVLVTMFDSRTKLAHDVLQEVNRTFKNSVYKDYIPRNIKISESSIGGQSVFEYDSTSPGAKAYAAFVKEVLKNNGY encoded by the coding sequence ATGGCAAAAGTAATTTCGGTATCAAACCAAAAAGGTGGAGTTGGTAAAACAACTACAGCAATAAACCTTGCATGTGGACTTGGATTTTCAGGAAGAAAGGTTCTTTTAATTGACTTAGACCCACAATTTAATGCAACTTCAGGAATTGGTTATGAAATTGATGAAAATACAAAAAGTTTATATGAGGTTTTCATTGGTGGGAACACTTTAAAAGAAATTATTGTAAAAGAGGTCAAAAAAAATGTTGATTTAGCACCAAGCTCACTGGATGTGGCAGCAGTTGACTTAATTTTATTAGAACAAAAAAACAGTCAACAAAATGTTTTAAAAGATCAGATTGATAGTGTGAGAGGTGACTATGATTTTATCATTATTGATTGTCCACCAAGTTTAGGTCTAGTTAACAGAAATGGTCTAGCAGCATCTGATTCAATTTTAATCCCAATCCAAGCAGAGCACTATGCAATGCATGGGGTTTCACAATTGCTTAGAACAATTAGAAAAGTTAAAGAAACTCTTAATGGTAACCTAACAATTGAAGGGGTACTAGTAACAATGTTTGATTCAAGAACAAAGTTAGCACATGATGTTTTACAAGAAGTTAACCGTACTTTCAAAAATTCAGTTTATAAAGACTATATTCCCAGAAATATTAAAATATCTGAATCATCAATTGGGGGACAGTCTGTCTTTGAATATGACAGCACTAGTCCAGGTGCAAAAGCATATGCTGCATTTGTAAAAGAGGTGTTAAAAAATAATGGCTACTAA
- the rsmG gene encoding 16S rRNA (guanine(527)-N(7))-methyltransferase RsmG — translation MFDWEVFDEYVGSIAAQQQAELMRFLQLLQAENQKYNLTTIVETEDIFYKHFLDSILFAKELQLNNQKILDIGTGAGFPGIVIKILFPQTQVYLIEANNKKINFLKLVIKELNLKNIIPVNQRAEIFSVQHKEEFDIVISRAMAPLNVLLEVGVQALKVNGTFICLKAKNVGVEILDLNGKESDIALKLVVEQKLFVDNIGERVNLFFNKIKPTNSIYPRQYSQIKKKPLGK, via the coding sequence TTGTTTGATTGAGAAGTTTTTGATGAATATGTTGGTTCAATTGCCGCACAGCAACAAGCAGAACTTATGAGGTTTTTGCAGCTTTTACAAGCAGAAAATCAAAAGTATAACTTGACGACAATTGTTGAAACTGAAGATATTTTTTACAAGCATTTTTTAGATTCAATTTTGTTTGCAAAAGAACTCCAATTAAATAATCAAAAAATATTAGATATAGGTACTGGGGCAGGGTTCCCGGGTATTGTCATCAAAATTTTGTTTCCCCAAACACAAGTTTATCTAATAGAAGCAAATAATAAAAAAATTAATTTTTTAAAATTAGTCATTAAAGAATTGAATTTAAAAAACATCATTCCAGTAAACCAAAGAGCAGAGATTTTTAGTGTTCAACATAAAGAAGAATTTGACATTGTCATTTCAAGAGCAATGGCACCATTAAATGTTTTGTTAGAAGTTGGGGTACAAGCACTAAAGGTTAATGGTACTTTTATCTGTTTAAAAGCTAAGAATGTTGGAGTGGAAATTTTAGATTTAAATGGTAAAGAGAGTGATATTGCTTTAAAATTAGTAGTAGAGCAAAAGCTTTTTGTAGACAATATTGGTGAAAGAGTCAATTTGTTCTTTAACAAAATAAAACCGACAAACTCAATTTACCCAAGACAATATTCACAAATTAAGAAAAAACCACTAGGAAAATAA
- a CDS encoding APC family permease, with the protein MIKVNKANKARNKIFEFLTIFSMTFGLVVASGIYLKNRNQYGGVLYEAQNNPWLAIMVWIFIGVVCTLMMVSFVEITGAMKDGEHSTLQSWTKKFINRKSASWIAIFYVAFYMPAIGALGSMFLIDILFEQGIRLLIIETQGKDQLVIALGVPGYLAIKLILSTILLVGFQVMNATTIKPGRWIQTIFTFVKFLPLIVVVIGGIVLYATTPNMSNSFNKSGTLVWGASSTFATMVPILFAFDAFMYAATLQKDVEHREVVAPALLSAILAVTIFYVLITVAIFLGADDGDIFKLFTNIFSNKLNAPWVTFIFKVIIAATLLTMINGYTTLIPKTVQSAVEEELLYLGKKNVGKITIIKAAIIGGTILGAIYITSIIASIIITAKGESQVIFDRTGVGIEKLYVPNPMEVLDLISSTTAVYAFAIYLVTNIAQVVNRFTNKVEIKKVKGGLVCGILASGLVSIVMAYLLYATFIGKPFALDRPKGVSADDWWDNQRSAIINGVASILVLVPIFTWWGINEYQLKKHVLNKEAV; encoded by the coding sequence ATGATCAAAGTAAATAAGGCCAATAAAGCCAGGAACAAGATTTTTGAGTTTTTAACAATCTTTTCAATGACTTTTGGATTAGTTGTGGCCTCTGGAATCTATTTAAAAAACAGAAACCAGTATGGTGGGGTTTTGTATGAAGCCCAAAATAATCCATGATTGGCAATTATGGTTTGAATTTTTATAGGGGTAGTTTGTACTTTAATGATGGTCTCATTTGTGGAAATCACAGGGGCTATGAAGGATGGAGAACACTCAACCTTACAATCATGAACCAAAAAGTTTATTAATCGTAAGTCAGCTTCATGAATTGCTATCTTCTATGTAGCCTTTTATATGCCGGCAATTGGAGCATTGGGTTCAATGTTCTTAATTGATATCTTGTTTGAACAAGGAATCAGACTGCTAATAATTGAAACACAAGGTAAGGACCAATTGGTTATTGCTTTAGGTGTTCCAGGGTATTTAGCAATCAAATTAATTTTATCAACAATTTTATTGGTTGGGTTTCAAGTTATGAATGCTACAACTATAAAACCAGGACGTTGAATCCAAACAATTTTTACATTTGTAAAATTCTTACCACTAATTGTTGTGGTAATTGGGGGAATAGTTTTATATGCCACAACCCCAAATATGTCTAACTCATTTAATAAGAGTGGCACTTTGGTTTGAGGAGCTTCCTCAACATTTGCCACAATGGTGCCTATCTTATTTGCTTTTGATGCTTTTATGTATGCAGCAACTTTACAAAAGGATGTTGAACATAGAGAAGTAGTAGCACCAGCACTACTATCTGCAATTTTAGCTGTTACAATTTTTTATGTACTAATTACTGTGGCAATCTTTTTGGGTGCAGATGATGGAGATATTTTTAAACTCTTTACAAATATCTTTTCAAATAAGCTCAATGCCCCTTGGGTTACCTTTATCTTTAAAGTAATTATTGCAGCAACCTTGTTAACAATGATTAATGGTTATACAACTTTAATTCCTAAAACAGTTCAATCTGCTGTTGAAGAGGAATTACTATATTTAGGTAAAAAAAATGTAGGTAAAATCACAATAATTAAAGCTGCCATTATTGGAGGAACTATTCTTGGAGCAATTTATATAACTTCAATTATTGCTTCAATCATAATTACAGCAAAAGGTGAATCTCAAGTAATTTTTGACAGGACAGGAGTGGGAATAGAAAAATTGTATGTCCCAAACCCTATGGAAGTTCTGGATTTAATTTCTAGTACAACTGCAGTTTATGCTTTTGCAATTTACTTAGTGACAAATATTGCTCAAGTTGTGAATCGCTTTACTAATAAAGTTGAAATTAAAAAAGTTAAAGGTGGCTTGGTTTGTGGAATTCTGGCCTCAGGTTTAGTTTCAATAGTTATGGCATACCTATTATATGCAACATTTATTGGAAAACCATTTGCTCTTGATAGACCCAAAGGTGTTAGTGCTGATGATTGGTGAGATAACCAAAGATCTGCTATTATCAATGGGGTGGCGTCAATTCTAGTCTTGGTTCCAATCTTTACTTGATGAGGAATCAATGAGTACCAATTAAAAAAACATGTTTTGAATAAAGAAGCAGTTTAA